The following proteins are encoded in a genomic region of Lactiplantibacillus plantarum:
- a CDS encoding ABC transporter ATP-binding protein — MKILMPYFKRYRLDVWIAMLSVIVLVFATLWQPRLLQVIMEAIIKNDQATVFREGLMLLGLAVLGIIGGIVNTIYAARVALGVATDLRADLYAKVQSLAYADVEKFSPSNLVVRMTNDINQVQQIVMAGFQQITRIPLLFIGALILAVMTMPEQWWVIVVMMAVILGVALIAVRRMTKYFAQTQQDIENVNTVARENLMGIRVVKSFVQEPNEIKKFSAASDELTAVTAKIGYWFAILMPAFFLTANVAVGVAVYLVGQTITTHPAYLAAITSFISYLMQILFAVINGGFLMTFASRAVISLGRIGEVMTTEPSMTYVDGDAAPVAGDIHFDHVTFTYPGDAQPTLKDVTFTVKAGSMLGIVGATGSGKTTLAQLIARLYDPDSGTVSIGGIDVRALPEKALRSTVAYVLQRSTLFSGTIAGNLRQVKPDAQPSHMQWAANIAQSAEFIERLPQTYDAPVEERSQNFSGGQKQRLAITRGVIANPEILILDDATSALDARSEKLVQEALDRELKSTTTVVIAEKIASIIRADQILVLDNGRISGQGTHHELLQDSAIYRAIYQTQKAREEGLHE; from the coding sequence ATGAAGATTTTGATGCCATATTTTAAGCGGTATCGACTAGACGTCTGGATTGCGATGTTGTCGGTCATCGTCTTAGTGTTTGCGACGTTATGGCAACCGCGATTATTGCAAGTCATTATGGAAGCTATTATCAAGAATGATCAGGCTACGGTATTCCGTGAAGGACTGATGTTGCTTGGCTTGGCCGTACTGGGGATCATTGGTGGGATCGTGAATACGATATACGCAGCCCGGGTGGCCCTTGGTGTGGCGACCGACTTGCGAGCTGACCTATACGCTAAGGTCCAGTCATTAGCCTACGCTGACGTGGAAAAATTTTCACCGTCCAACTTAGTGGTACGAATGACGAACGATATTAATCAAGTCCAACAGATTGTGATGGCTGGCTTTCAGCAGATTACCCGGATTCCATTACTATTCATCGGGGCACTGATTCTCGCTGTGATGACGATGCCTGAGCAGTGGTGGGTCATTGTTGTCATGATGGCGGTCATCTTAGGGGTCGCACTGATTGCGGTTCGGCGAATGACTAAATACTTTGCACAAACGCAACAAGATATTGAAAACGTCAATACGGTTGCCCGCGAAAACTTAATGGGGATTCGGGTTGTTAAATCGTTTGTTCAAGAACCAAACGAGATCAAAAAGTTTTCGGCCGCATCCGATGAATTAACCGCTGTGACCGCTAAAATTGGGTACTGGTTCGCTATTCTAATGCCAGCGTTCTTTTTGACGGCCAACGTGGCGGTCGGGGTCGCCGTTTACTTGGTCGGTCAAACGATTACGACGCACCCGGCCTATTTAGCAGCTATTACGAGTTTTATTTCTTATTTAATGCAGATTTTATTTGCCGTGATCAACGGGGGATTTCTCATGACTTTTGCGTCGCGGGCCGTCATCTCACTTGGTCGAATCGGCGAAGTGATGACTACCGAACCAAGTATGACCTACGTTGATGGCGACGCGGCGCCCGTAGCTGGTGATATTCACTTTGACCACGTAACCTTCACTTATCCGGGAGATGCGCAACCAACGCTAAAAGATGTGACCTTTACGGTAAAAGCAGGGTCCATGCTGGGAATCGTTGGGGCCACTGGATCTGGTAAGACGACGTTGGCCCAGCTGATTGCGCGCTTGTATGATCCGGATAGTGGGACGGTCTCCATCGGTGGAATTGATGTGCGGGCCTTACCAGAAAAAGCCCTTCGATCCACGGTGGCCTATGTCTTACAACGGTCCACGTTATTTTCTGGCACGATTGCGGGTAACTTACGGCAAGTTAAGCCGGACGCCCAGCCTAGTCACATGCAATGGGCGGCTAATATTGCGCAGTCTGCGGAATTCATTGAACGGTTGCCACAGACGTACGATGCCCCCGTGGAAGAACGGTCACAGAACTTTTCGGGTGGTCAGAAGCAGCGACTAGCGATTACGCGTGGCGTGATTGCCAATCCAGAAATCTTGATTTTAGATGATGCGACTTCGGCACTCGATGCGCGTTCAGAAAAACTTGTTCAGGAAGCTTTGGATCGCGAGTTGAAGTCAACGACGACCGTGGTCATTGCCGAAAAAATTGCTTCAATTATTCGTGCGGATCAAATCTTAGTGTTAGATAATGGTCGCATTTCGGGCCAGGGGACTCACCACGAATTGCTTCAAGATAGTGCGATTTATCGCGCTATTTACCAAACGCAAAAAGCACGGGAGGAGGGCTTACATGAGTGA
- a CDS encoding ABC transporter ATP-binding protein, translated as MSDLRNAGKYYWHYLKRYWLGFLLSVILIAFSTWCIVVAPTYLGRAVEELTQYLQQWTNQATRAQASLQPFNRTLIIYVLLYVGDASTIFIASLILARVTAFSTGTMRVGLFRKMQRMKVQYFDTHSDGDILARFTSDLDNIFNAMNQALLEILLAVAQFVGLLIVMFNQNTTMAWVTMASTPVALIIAAFVMHKAGVAVNQQQDDIGQLNGYINEQITGQKVLITNGLQQDSLKGFHQYNGKVRQSALTGQIWSGILNPLMQGMSLLNTAIVIFFGSWLALNGSMSTGAALALVVVFVNYAQQYYQPIMSLTSLYSMIQLAITGARRVDEVRNQPDEVSPANGQALDGIHDELLIDNVRFSYLPGKEILHGVSIHVHRGEMVALVGPTGSGKTTVMNLLNRFYDVDSGAITFDGVNIQDFDLQVLRQNVGIVLQEPQLFTGTIADNIRYGDPTASMDRVIDAAKQANIHDFVMSLPDGYQTRVSDEQSIFSAGQKQLMSIARTILTNPKLLILDEATSNVDTVTEANIQAAMDNVIQGRTSFVIAHRLKTILNADKIVVLKDGQIIEQGNHHDLLAANGFYAELYRNQMVFE; from the coding sequence ATGAGTGATTTACGCAATGCTGGTAAATATTACTGGCACTATTTAAAACGCTACTGGTTAGGCTTCTTACTAAGTGTGATTCTGATTGCCTTTTCGACTTGGTGCATTGTGGTCGCACCGACTTATCTGGGACGAGCCGTGGAGGAGCTGACGCAGTACTTGCAGCAGTGGACGAATCAAGCGACTCGGGCACAAGCAAGCTTGCAACCGTTCAACCGGACCCTGATCATCTACGTCTTGTTGTATGTCGGTGATGCTAGCACGATTTTTATTGCGAGCTTGATCTTAGCACGCGTGACGGCCTTTTCGACCGGGACAATGCGGGTAGGCCTATTTCGGAAGATGCAACGGATGAAGGTTCAATACTTTGATACGCATAGTGACGGGGATATTCTGGCTCGGTTCACCTCTGACCTAGATAATATTTTTAATGCCATGAATCAAGCCTTGCTAGAAATTTTATTAGCCGTGGCTCAGTTTGTTGGCCTGCTAATTGTGATGTTTAATCAAAATACTACGATGGCGTGGGTGACGATGGCTTCTACGCCGGTTGCATTAATTATCGCGGCGTTTGTCATGCACAAGGCTGGCGTCGCGGTGAACCAACAACAGGATGATATCGGTCAACTGAATGGTTATATCAATGAACAAATTACCGGTCAAAAAGTCTTGATTACCAACGGCTTACAGCAGGACTCCTTGAAAGGCTTTCATCAGTATAATGGTAAGGTTCGCCAGTCAGCGTTGACGGGTCAAATCTGGTCAGGTATTTTGAATCCACTGATGCAAGGGATGTCACTGCTTAACACGGCAATTGTCATCTTCTTTGGCTCATGGTTAGCGCTGAATGGGAGTATGTCGACTGGAGCAGCTTTGGCGCTGGTCGTGGTGTTCGTTAACTACGCCCAACAGTACTACCAGCCAATTATGTCATTGACTAGTTTATATAGTATGATTCAGTTAGCGATTACTGGTGCACGGCGGGTCGATGAAGTCCGTAATCAACCGGATGAAGTGAGCCCCGCTAACGGTCAAGCGCTCGACGGGATTCATGATGAATTACTGATTGATAATGTGCGCTTTAGTTACTTACCAGGTAAAGAAATCTTGCATGGCGTGTCGATCCATGTGCACCGCGGTGAGATGGTGGCACTCGTTGGCCCAACTGGTTCGGGGAAAACGACGGTCATGAATTTGTTGAATCGCTTCTATGATGTTGATAGTGGTGCGATTACGTTTGATGGGGTGAATATTCAAGACTTTGATCTCCAGGTGCTACGGCAAAATGTCGGGATTGTCTTACAGGAACCCCAGTTGTTTACGGGCACGATTGCGGATAATATTCGTTACGGGGACCCAACGGCTAGTATGGATCGGGTCATCGATGCGGCGAAGCAGGCTAATATTCATGACTTTGTGATGAGCCTGCCAGATGGCTATCAGACGCGCGTTTCCGACGAACAGAGTATTTTTTCTGCTGGTCAAAAGCAGTTGATGTCAATTGCCCGGACGATTTTAACAAATCCCAAGTTGCTGATTTTGGATGAAGCGACTTCGAACGTTGATACGGTGACGGAAGCCAATATTCAAGCCGCAATGGACAACGTCATCCAAGGGCGAACCAGCTTTGTCATTGCTCACCGCTTGAAAACAATCCTGAATGCCGATAAAATCGTTGTATTGAAGGATGGTCAAATTATTGAACAGGGGAACCACCATGATTTATTAGCGGCAAACGGCTTCTATGCGGAACTGTATCGTAATCAGATGGTCTTTGAGTAA
- a CDS encoding AbrB/MazE/SpoVT family DNA-binding domain-containing protein, producing the protein MAGQEQQVRVSIPVSALKRAGIDRDDQLQLKVRNDALVLEKIKPRQPQWQQYLIIWPLLVAILSGLASYGYWWFQKVRPVPLTGAQSIGSLTIVAGVVTGAVLFVGFFLKTRNDPENRFSRHIYWRNFPVITIAFIMILAFALVGAFWVLELLFPDVIFDRFTSMLLLVLFTYFADAFMISAALTINARSLSTILTVVIVSGCVISMAANGQRRWWQHNLSFLGTHAAENAWQFNLTLIFSALLMVVLIDYLFVSLSRIYPRTWRTSTLRILLTLTAVDFGAVGLFPNNLTFHWLHDLVAGGLVTLLVLLIVGVRWLLPAVTKDFLWLSYGVGVVLLLLNFGFRWFGYPSLTAFEIQAFAISFGWLLMLFSRLQALVNEDPELLTIKLEQESTAGQ; encoded by the coding sequence ATGGCAGGGCAAGAGCAACAAGTGCGGGTTTCAATCCCAGTCTCAGCATTAAAACGAGCCGGGATTGATCGCGATGATCAGTTACAGTTAAAGGTGCGCAATGACGCACTAGTCTTAGAGAAGATTAAGCCACGTCAACCACAGTGGCAGCAATACTTGATAATCTGGCCGCTGTTGGTTGCAATCCTATCGGGGTTAGCCAGTTACGGGTACTGGTGGTTTCAAAAAGTGCGACCAGTTCCACTGACAGGTGCGCAATCAATCGGGAGTTTGACGATTGTGGCCGGTGTGGTTACCGGCGCAGTGCTATTTGTCGGCTTTTTCTTAAAAACGCGTAATGATCCAGAAAATCGATTTTCGCGCCATATTTATTGGCGGAACTTTCCAGTTATTACGATTGCGTTTATTATGATCTTAGCCTTTGCGCTGGTCGGGGCTTTCTGGGTATTAGAATTATTATTTCCAGATGTCATCTTCGATCGCTTTACATCTATGTTGCTACTGGTCTTGTTTACGTATTTTGCGGATGCGTTCATGATTAGCGCTGCGTTGACGATAAATGCGCGGTCGTTATCAACGATTTTAACGGTGGTGATTGTCAGTGGCTGTGTTATCTCAATGGCCGCCAATGGTCAACGGCGATGGTGGCAGCATAATTTAAGCTTTTTAGGGACGCATGCCGCTGAAAATGCCTGGCAATTCAACTTGACACTGATTTTTTCGGCGTTATTGATGGTCGTTCTGATTGACTATCTATTTGTTTCACTTAGTCGAATTTATCCGCGTACTTGGCGAACGTCAACCTTGCGGATATTGTTGACGTTGACCGCTGTCGATTTCGGGGCGGTCGGGCTATTTCCTAACAACCTGACGTTTCACTGGTTACATGACTTAGTTGCTGGTGGCTTGGTCACGTTGTTAGTCTTGTTGATTGTGGGGGTGCGGTGGCTATTACCAGCCGTGACGAAAGATTTTCTGTGGCTCTCATACGGCGTTGGCGTGGTGCTATTACTACTCAACTTTGGTTTTCGCTGGTTTGGGTATCCATCGCTGACGGCATTTGAGATTCAAGCCTTTGCGATTTCGTTTGGCTGGTTGCTGATGCTATTTTCACGTCTACAAGCGTTAGTCAATGAAGACCCGGAATTGTTGACGATTAAGTTGGAGCAGGAAAGTACGGCAGGGCAATAA
- a CDS encoding NAD(P)H-binding protein has protein sequence MTKVLILGANGRIARIVEQRLLAETDVQLTLVLRNAGRLLVTSPERETVIQGDVSDSQLLDTVMPNQDIVYANLAGNMALLAQTIITSMNRNHVPHLIWVTGSGLYHETPNPFGAWVEQVVGHAAKNDTRHAARIIESSDIPATIIRAAYMTDDTKIDYELTYKGERFKGTMISRASIADLIMKIIAEPTAYENTSLGIAQPGTDNMLPQVKLMAQHR, from the coding sequence ATGACCAAGGTTTTAATTTTAGGGGCTAACGGTCGAATTGCGCGGATTGTGGAACAACGACTCTTAGCCGAAACTGACGTCCAGTTGACACTAGTCTTAAGAAATGCAGGGCGCCTACTAGTCACTTCACCAGAACGAGAAACGGTTATTCAAGGTGATGTCAGTGATTCACAGCTACTAGACACTGTTATGCCTAATCAGGATATCGTCTATGCAAATCTAGCCGGGAATATGGCATTATTGGCACAGACCATTATCACGTCAATGAATCGCAATCATGTGCCCCATCTTATTTGGGTCACAGGATCCGGACTCTACCACGAAACCCCTAATCCATTTGGCGCTTGGGTCGAACAGGTAGTCGGTCACGCTGCTAAAAACGATACGCGACATGCGGCCAGAATAATTGAATCATCGGATATTCCTGCTACAATTATTCGTGCGGCCTATATGACCGACGATACCAAAATTGACTATGAACTGACTTACAAAGGTGAACGCTTCAAAGGAACCATGATTTCACGCGCTAGTATTGCTGATTTAATCATGAAGATTATTGCTGAGCCAACAGCATACGAAAATACCAGCCTTGGTATTGCTCAACCGGGCACTGATAACATGTTGCCACAAGTCAAATTGATGGCTCAGCATCGCTAA
- a CDS encoding cyclophilin-like fold protein: protein MKKMKITANDRHFTANLEENATTAALLSQLPLTLPMLNLYNRELTYRFQQALPANEAHTTGYAVGDIAYWTPRHSLVIFYEQTGEVISNLQKIGHINAGDLKQFRSSRNIKMQFEED from the coding sequence ATGAAGAAAATGAAGATAACAGCCAACGACCGCCACTTCACAGCAAATTTGGAAGAAAATGCCACCACCGCAGCGTTACTTTCACAACTACCACTAACACTGCCGATGCTCAACCTTTATAACCGTGAATTGACGTATCGTTTTCAGCAGGCACTCCCTGCTAACGAGGCACACACTACTGGCTATGCAGTTGGTGATATCGCCTACTGGACACCGCGACACAGCTTAGTGATTTTTTATGAGCAAACTGGCGAAGTGATTAGTAACCTTCAAAAAATTGGTCACATTAATGCTGGCGATTTGAAACAATTCCGTTCATCAAGAAATATTAAAATGCAGTTTGAAGAAGATTAA
- a CDS encoding cupin domain-containing protein, with the protein MNNNENSVQHGIFAMGDLNVAFQQYFTGKSYHNALVKDEQVNVTVSNVSFEPGARNNWHIHHNGYQILLVTGGEGWYQEAGQPAQRLHPGDVVITHDGIKHWHGATKDSWFSHIAITAGTPEWLSPVSNDEYNALA; encoded by the coding sequence ATGAACAATAATGAAAATAGCGTCCAACACGGCATTTTTGCAATGGGAGATTTAAACGTTGCTTTTCAACAATACTTTACCGGTAAAAGTTACCACAACGCTCTAGTGAAAGACGAGCAAGTCAACGTAACTGTCAGCAACGTCAGCTTTGAACCCGGAGCCCGTAACAACTGGCATATCCATCACAATGGCTATCAAATCTTATTAGTCACTGGTGGCGAAGGCTGGTACCAAGAAGCCGGGCAACCGGCACAGCGATTACATCCTGGTGATGTGGTGATCACCCATGACGGTATCAAACACTGGCACGGTGCTACTAAAGATAGTTGGTTCAGTCACATTGCCATCACTGCAGGCACACCAGAATGGCTATCACCCGTTAGTAATGACGAATATAACGCATTGGCTTAG
- a CDS encoding YbhB/YbcL family Raf kinase inhibitor-like protein: MQIKVDLDDGFLPRIYTSNANVKHSGQPILSFPIEIKSIPAITTAFAISLIDYDAVPRTGFPFIHWLATNIPVMAEIPADFSRNFEGPQGQNSWMSRFYQLNDSYFADHYAGPNPPDQPHRYTLSVFALKHNLPLNNRFYYNDFREQLVGNVLTKAELQILAHN, from the coding sequence ATGCAAATTAAAGTTGATTTAGACGATGGCTTTTTACCACGAATCTATACCAGTAACGCGAACGTCAAACACTCAGGCCAACCGATTCTATCGTTTCCAATTGAAATCAAATCAATTCCTGCAATAACGACTGCGTTTGCTATTTCGCTCATTGATTACGACGCCGTCCCACGAACGGGTTTTCCGTTCATTCACTGGCTCGCGACCAATATTCCTGTCATGGCAGAAATCCCAGCCGATTTCAGTCGTAATTTTGAGGGCCCCCAAGGTCAAAACTCATGGATGTCACGCTTTTATCAGTTAAACGATTCGTATTTCGCCGATCACTATGCCGGACCGAATCCACCTGATCAGCCTCATCGATATACACTATCCGTATTTGCACTCAAGCACAACTTGCCGTTGAATAACCGCTTCTATTACAACGACTTCCGTGAACAACTAGTGGGAAACGTACTAACAAAAGCCGAGCTTCAAATTTTAGCCCACAATTAA
- a CDS encoding SDR family oxidoreductase, whose translation MKKVILLGATSNISKYLIPRLLAKNDVELTLFARQATRRLHQYAAQSQVTLTNGNWNNSADLTAAIAGQDIVYLATGHFTTANQNVVDAMKQNGVERLIVAGGLGIYDEVAGKFGIWNAQMMGDYTEIKRAAAVIDNSGLNYTFLRMAWLYNNDQHTDYKVIPQGMPFKDTQVTRQAVADLITEIIHNPQLYQRSSIGVAEPNTAWNKPGFY comes from the coding sequence ATGAAAAAAGTTATTTTATTAGGTGCTACCAGTAACATTTCAAAATATTTAATTCCACGCCTACTTGCCAAAAACGATGTTGAACTCACACTATTTGCTCGTCAAGCTACTCGACGGCTTCATCAGTACGCCGCCCAATCGCAGGTTACTCTCACGAACGGCAATTGGAATAATTCCGCTGATCTTACGGCGGCAATCGCGGGTCAAGATATCGTTTACTTGGCAACGGGGCATTTCACCACCGCCAATCAAAATGTTGTCGATGCGATGAAGCAAAATGGTGTCGAGCGCCTAATTGTCGCAGGTGGTTTAGGCATTTACGATGAAGTCGCTGGTAAATTTGGTATTTGGAATGCCCAAATGATGGGTGATTATACTGAAATCAAGCGAGCTGCTGCCGTGATTGATAATAGTGGACTAAACTATACATTTTTAAGAATGGCCTGGCTATATAATAATGACCAGCATACGGACTACAAGGTCATTCCTCAGGGGATGCCATTCAAAGATACGCAGGTGACACGCCAAGCCGTTGCTGACCTGATTACTGAAATTATTCACAATCCCCAATTATATCAGCGAAGTAGCATTGGCGTCGCTGAACCCAATACTGCTTGGAACAAACCTGGTTTTTACTAG
- a CDS encoding SDR family oxidoreductase, whose protein sequence is MSVKNKVIVITGASSGIGEASAKLLASHGAKVVLGARREQRLQKLANKIQQQGGQATYRVTDVTKPEDLTALVALAKREFGGIDVIFNNAGIMPTSPISALKTDEWNAMIDVNLKGVLNGVAAVMPDFTNQKYGQIITTSSVAGLKSFAGSGIYGATKFAVRNLMEVIRMESAQEHTNIRTTSLYPAAINTELLHTITDTNAKQGMNKLYASVGITPDAVARVVDFAVAQPDDVNVNEFTIYPTKQG, encoded by the coding sequence ATGTCAGTAAAAAACAAAGTTATCGTTATTACAGGAGCCTCATCGGGTATTGGCGAAGCCAGTGCCAAATTGTTAGCCAGCCATGGTGCCAAAGTTGTTTTAGGTGCACGGCGTGAACAACGCCTACAGAAATTAGCCAATAAAATCCAGCAACAAGGCGGGCAAGCCACTTACCGCGTAACGGATGTGACTAAGCCTGAAGACTTAACAGCGTTAGTCGCTTTAGCCAAGCGAGAATTTGGCGGTATTGATGTCATTTTCAATAATGCCGGTATCATGCCGACTTCACCAATCAGTGCACTAAAAACTGATGAATGGAATGCCATGATCGATGTGAACTTAAAAGGTGTTTTGAACGGTGTCGCCGCAGTAATGCCTGATTTCACCAATCAAAAGTATGGTCAAATCATTACGACATCTTCAGTAGCTGGGCTTAAGAGTTTCGCTGGTTCCGGCATCTATGGTGCAACTAAATTTGCAGTACGCAATTTAATGGAAGTAATCCGCATGGAAAGTGCTCAAGAACACACCAATATTCGGACCACCAGCCTCTATCCGGCAGCTATCAACACTGAATTATTGCACACCATTACCGATACCAATGCTAAGCAAGGTATGAATAAATTATATGCATCCGTCGGTATCACCCCAGATGCAGTGGCCCGTGTCGTTGACTTCGCAGTTGCACAACCAGATGACGTCAACGTCAATGAATTTACCATTTACCCGACAAAGCAAGGCTAA